From a single Larimichthys crocea isolate SSNF chromosome XIII, L_crocea_2.0, whole genome shotgun sequence genomic region:
- the erfl1 gene encoding ETS translocation variant 3-like protein isoform X4, with the protein MDCNCVSDLLLPPVPALWTPGFAFPDWAYKPESSPGSRQIQLWHFILELLQKEEYQGVIAWQGDYGEFVIKDPDEVARLWGIRKCKPHMNYDKLSRALRYYYNKRILHKTKGKRFTYKFNFSKVVLVNYPILDMANSPFFLAQNHLHGGSTAPDCTPEVRRAIQSLFPRLPDSGRGTSLFDRGTTAPGPEGDKLRLDAFPFLSSGAPCYSKPPSLLGPYPRNPPFDYPWGFNPYLPGAFSLNNCPKLPPGSLYPSQFYPNPLQSSLSQLPHPFSSLLPPGEAGAGERGAAGQTGGTNGTAGGQPLRLCVPPYPGSLSMGRTDIGATLGERERVEANPPGTGLSLGIGAVGLGAGTGTGQQSPTERRGGVKQDPESDSDLEITDLSDCSSDNENEHEFRIGKESGLANRSPIVLDGKKGSALPPISSLPPPASPHPLKSLIPITPPPPSLPPSLSPSMALHERHRETETLKMIHS; encoded by the exons ATGGACTGTAACTGCGTCAGTGATCTGCTGCTCCCCCCGGTGCCCGCGCTGTGGACTCCAG GGTTCGCCTTCCCGGACTGGGCCTACAAGCCTGAGTCGAGCCCTGGGTCCAGACAGATCCAGCTGTGGCACTTCatcctggagctgctgcagaaagaaGAGTATCAGGGGGTGATCGCCTGGCAGGGGGACTACGGCGAGTTCGTCATCAAGGATCCAGACGAGGTGGCTCGGCTGTGGGGGATAAGGAAATGCAAACCTCACATGAACTATGACAAGCTGAGCAGGGCACTgag GTATTACTACAACAAGCGCATTTTGCACAAAACCAAAGGGAAGCGTTTCACCTACAAGTTTAACTTCAGCAAGGTCGTGTTGGTGAACTACCCCATCCTGGACATGGCCAACTCTCCCTTCTTTCTAGCCCAGAACCACTTACACGGGGGCTCCACTGCACCAGACTGCACCCCAGAGGTACGAAGG GCCATACAGTCCCTGTTTCCTCGTTTGCCAGACTCCGGCAGAGGAACGTCCCTGTTTGATCGAGGGACCACGGCACCGGGCCCCGAAGGAGACAAGCTGAGACTGGATGCATTCCCCTTCCTCAGTTCGG GTGCCCCGTGCTACTCCAAACCCCCGTCCCTGCTGGGCCCGTACCCACGCAACCCACCCTTTGACTACCCCTGGGGCTTCAACCCCTACCTCCCAGGGGCCTTCTCTCTCAATAACTGCCCCAAACTGCCCCCTGGCTCCCTCTACCCCTCCCAGTTTTACCCCAACCCTTTGCAGAGCAGCCTTTCCCAGCTGCCTCACCCCTTCTCCTCCCTGCTCCCTCCAGGGGAGGCAGGTGCGGGTGAGAGGGGAGCAGCAGGGCAAACCGGAGGGACAAACGGCACGGCGGGTGGTCAGCCACTCAGACTCTGTGTGCCACCCTATCCTGGGAGCCTGTCAATGGGTCGGACAGACATCGGGGCAACACTGGGGGAAAGGGAAAGGGTGGAGGCCAATCCTCCAGGCACGGGGCTGAGTCTGGGGATAGGAGCAGTTGGCCTGGGAGCTGGGACTGGGACAGGCCAGCAGAGCCCCacggagagaagaggaggggtgaAGCAGGACCCGGAGTCAGACTCAGACCTGGAGATCACAGATCTGAGCGACTGCAGCTCGGACAACGAGAACGAGCATGAATTCCGCATCGGGAAGGAATCCGGCCTGGCGAACCGATCACCGATAGTGTTGGATGGAAAGAAAGGGAGCGCGCTGCCAcccatctcctctctccccccgcCAGCATCCCCACATCCTCTGAAGAGCCTGATACCCATCACTCCTCCACCCCCGTCCCTGCCTCCGTCACTTTCCCCCTCAATGGCTCTGCATGAAAgacacagggagacagagactCTCAAAATGATACACAGCTAA